CAGATCAGGCTGAGACTCTGGCAAAGAGCAAAGCTTTATTTCGTCTGCAGACggagaacaaacagcagcagcgaGCTGCAAGCCCTCACAATATATAGATCTCATGTTCCACAATGTGGTCACTCCAGTTTCAGTTGATCAATATATAAGCCACGTAACCACACTGGAGGGTCAATTAACTCCTTGGATGATAAACATCTTCTTGTTCAAATATGAGAGTTTCCAAAAATCAGGTTTACTAATGGAACATTTTTGCATAACAAGAGCATCGTCAAACCAGAATATCCAGCAGGTGCACCaatttcttaaaactctgaGCTGGTGATTTTCCATAGAGGAACTTCTTATGACTCAAGGCTTATTCCATCACACTGTGTCTATCTAAACTATCTGTTCTTTTCTATTAACAAATACTGGCGCCTGGCTGTGGTCTGTATGGTGAGGCATTGTCACCATCAGCCTGCTGGTCAACAGGAAACCTTATCTAACTGGTTCTGCAGAGACTCTCCAGCCCTCTTACTCTAACAGGTTGAACAAAACTAATGTGGTCAAATgagtaaaagaattaaataaaattgttaagagacaaaataaacaatttttacttCACATGCTCCACACCTCCTACTTTGATATTAaatagtttgtttaaaaaaaaaaaaaagtatttctaataatattgagtggttaaatgaaaaatctgaagaatgtgCCCATTTTTTCCTCGTCGGGTTAAACATCAAActaattgatagaataatcaattactaaaataaccgTTAATCGGAGCCCTAAATCACCTCTAATGAAGCCACAACTCTTCATCTCTGAGTTTGAAGCACTTTAACGTTTTCCATTAGCTCTGAGTATTCCTCACACTGACACAGACGCTGTTGGGTTGTTGGGCTGATTTAGCCTTTATTCATCCTCATTCCTGTGTTTCAGATCCCGACGCCGACGGCGCCGACGTTCTTCAGCAGGAGGTGGAGAAGCTCCTCCGGGTGGCGCTCCAGCATAATGTGTCGTGTGACGGACGCAGGTCGTTGGTGCACTGCGGGAAGACAAGGGTCTTCCTCACCCAGCCAATGGTGAGTGGGTAACTACAGTGttgtgcaaaagtatttattttacctattttattgggattttctgcaacagaccaacaaaaagccTGAAGTGTATTGTGTCCACCTTTATGCTGCAACAcgtaaataaaatcttttactttttttgctgAATGTCCTGCAACAACTTCTTATATCTTCCCTTCTGTCTTCTGGTTGCTCTTTCATTAAGGCCAGATATATAACTTTATTAGAAATGACTGAGGACACAAGGAGGAAACggaaagagaaaaatgggaGTGAGATGGGTCAGTGAAGAGGGAGGTAGGACCAGAGGACAGGAAgaaggataaaaagaaaaacaagaaagcacCCTGGAAGTCTGAACACCTGCAAAAGGAGAACCGAGaaaccacagaaacaaacaacatgtataaccacaacaacaacaacagtaaTAAGTCTACAGTCCTAATTAATACAAGATGTATTTAGCTATTACCACAGCCCAATATTTCTAtgttagggctgaaacgattgaTTGTGGTTAattaattattgtaataatCGTCAAGtaatttaatcaatcaatcaatcaaactttatttgtatagcaaatttcagcagcaaggcatttcaaaatgctttacaccaaatcaaacacaaaaacacaatgcaacacagaatcaacaatcaaaacacaacatcaagtcaggttccgtcaataaatttgtaatttattacgtttcaaatacaactctaaacaagtgggtttttagttgagatttaaaggaagtcagtgtttcagctgttttacagttttctggaagtttgttccagatttgtggtgcatagatgctgaatgctgcttctcctcgtttggttctggttctggggatgcagagcaaaTACTAAGTACTAAATCAAATTTAGTATTTGATTTATCTTTAGCTAGAAAAGGCTCTGACAAAAgttatttgctgaaagaacaacgtAATCAGAGCagtaataaagcaaaaatggtacaaaaaatatatacattttacatttgagataaaaagaaaactatgaaCATGTTTTACCTGAACTCCTCAAATGGCTGTTTTAGCTTGACAAagtttaaattctgtaaaaaaaaaaaaaaaaaaaaaaagtcatattaagcaccttttgcagGCCAAGTATTTATCGGTTAATgcaaaaatttattaatttctgcACAAATGATACTGCAAAGGAATGCTGTggtattgcattttaggcaataactgtttacttttgtatttaaaaaaaaaaagaaaatatttttcgtATTTCTTGTTTCAGAAAATAGACTGTACTACTACTGTGATATTAGAAATAAGTGTGCTGTTTCTAATATTTTAGTggttaagtgaaaaaaaaaatgcagaatgaggcaaataaattatttgattaatcatttgaataattgaatactaaaataattagttgCAGCTCTAATCTATATTCATCTGTAGACACCCGAATGCAAAAACGCTGACTtcttaaatcaaatgtttgcagcCGATTTTATTGAGGTGAATGACAGTCGAGCAGACGGAATAAAAGTGCATGCCAcattattcagattttcatttcctTAAACTTTCcaattatgcattactttgtttGCGTCTGTCGCATGAAATCCCAAAACGAgatgtattaataaaaaaaattgtaagtgGTGGGGAAACTATTTTTAAGGCACAAACACGGGACGATAAACACGGGAGATGAACTGACCCCCAAACTACTGCCAGGAGTTTGTCGCCGTGACGTTTGGACTCAGTCGGATCTTTCAAACTCTCCACAGCTCGACCTGCTGGAGGATCGCAGAGGGAAGATGCTGTCTCGGTGTGCCTTCACCATTCAGTGCTGCTGGCTGCGACACCAGCGGCGCCGACGCCTCGCCCGCCGGCAGTCTGCCACGTTAATCCAAGCAGGTAAACTGGTTGCCGCTCCGAACTAGGCAGGAATTAGGCAGAGCCGCCTGGCCTCGATTCCACTGTGAGTGCTGACTCTGACCCGGTGAGTTGGGAATATGCGGTGTCGGCACACGGAGGTCCAGACAGGTTGTCCTCTGAGAAGCAGGACATGCCACATGTCGTCTTACTTTCTGATGTTCTTCCGGTGCTAGTCTGAGATAAGTACGTCTagcatttctgtcatttcatgAATCTcaactagggctgaaacgattaattggattaattgtgattaattgtgattaatcgattattgaaatactTGTCACTTAACTTAGTAATCGATTACTTGTTAACTGGAGTCCGTTTGCTGAAAGAATaacacattcagagcagtaattgagccaaaactgtccaaaaaatatatatatttacatttaagaataaattttttttttaaataagtaagtTTTACCCAGAATCCCACAAGTAGCATAgttcatctggttcaaattctgtaaaaaaaaaaagcaattctaTTAAGCACTTTTTGCTGcctaattattaatcagttaatccaaaaacgtcataatattatgagaataatgtTGCAATATTACTGGAATAAAACCACAgtattaccagaaaaaaatttCAACATCATGACTTCGTTctcataaaactaaaactgtattCTCTTATTGTTTAcgctttattctcataatacttcgactttattcttgtacaccgttattctcataatattatgatttcattcttatctttttttttcctcagcatGGCCCAAATGCTCCATTGTAGACTTGCTATAAATTATCGAGCGTACGCTAAAAGAATacagttattgcattttaggcagtaaaatatatttaaaaaaaaatctttgtttgcATCTCTAGATTCGTttctaatattatatttttttaaaagtattgaaTAAAACATCTGTGACTTTTAGAATAATTAATAGATGAATCGATTACTGAAACAGTCATTAGCTGCGCCCCTAACCTCAAAGTGACTCGTGAGCGATCCGGCCGTTTACGGTTGGACGTTTGGGACTGTGTGCAGCTGTGAGGTCCTGGCTGGTCAGGAAGCAGATCCGGAGGTGGAACGGAGCGGCCTCAGTGATCCAAAACACCTGGAAGAAATGGAGGGTGAGACCGAGCGCCACcgtttttcccttttcctttcatttgtcttttttcttggACACGGGACGTGACTTTACGGTGCAACTTCTCGGGCAGGCGTTGTTGAAGTCCTTGGCTGAAGCAGAGCTTGACGATGCGGCGGACCTGGCGGCGGACGACAGCCCGGCGCTGAGCGCTGTCGTCAGGCAGCGGGGCTCCGTGCAGCTCTCCAGCTTCCAGGAGCCCGTTCCGGTGCGCGGCTGGCCCATGGGCCTGGCTCTGGCCTCGGCACCCTCCATCACCGTTTCCCTGACGGCCACGGGCTTCCAGAAGATGATTTCCGTGATGACCTCCCTCAACCTGCCGTCCAGGAGAGGAGAGTACAAGGTGGAGACCAACCAGTACAAGCAGGGGCTCGCCTCCATTCGGGCTCGGCCCAGGGTGAGGACACCATTCCTTCTTTACAAATGGATTTCAGTGTGATTctttaatttaagttttgtttttcttctcccaACAGGGATCTGTGAAACTGCACTATCAGCGTTCGCCCCTTCTGTATGCTGACATGCAGCCGGACCTGAAGAGCAACGTGACGGGGTTCAACGAGATCCTGCTGGAGAAGACTTTATAGTAACTTCAGTTGAAACggtttacttaaaaaaagacatatatatatatatatatatatatatatatatatatatatatatatatatattttatgctCCTCTGCATCTTTTGTGGAACACtaaatcaaacaattttttttgccaaaataccaatatttgtaaaagttaaGTGGTCCAGATGGATAAACACAGCAtcaattcacaaaaatattatacACATTTGAGATTGTTTTTGGAGCAATATTTATATGTGATtcatatctaaaatatataaattatgattattttaattgtagcattttttttaatcaaaaccataaaaaccaATCTGGTTGCAGTTCCTACAATGTCCTGAAGATGGCACAATTTTAGCACCGTATAGAGTCAAAGCGCCGCTGCCTGCATGAGATTATGTCTGAGCCCATTAGGCCTTACGGAAAAGCTACATTTGATTCATTTAAGAAATTACATTCCAAAAGAATAAGCAGTCATGTTGGGAATAAAACGCttggaattttttaaaatttgtgtttcaaattaaaaacattgacaGATGACTTACAAGGAGACACTTGCATGAAATTCACTTGGaccaaagtcttttttttgtgcatttatgcGCATGCGACAGCTTCATTCGTCTGACAGTGTAACTGTTAGGCATTatgaaattcagttttaataaaagaagtGCAATATATTTATATGCTTTATCTCCAGCATATTTTCCATTACATAACATTAACTGACAGCTTTGGCTCAGAAAATAGGGACTTACATATTTACTATATAGCTTAGTGCAGTTTGTCACATTAACGCCACAAACGTCTATGAGCATATAGTGCTGGTCTGCCTTAGAAAATTTATGAAATCCACAGAACTTTGTGGCAACATGCAGAAAAGTTATGTTCTTCCGATTCACTGCATGCATGAAATAGATTTACCATTTGTGGTAATGTTGCTGCTCTTGGAAACAAAGTCTTTCATATACTAGATCAACGAAATGcctgtaaatgtaaaatacaatataccaaagagtttttttgtctggaaaagGTAGCTGGTCTGTTCTAAACTTTCCAGTTTTTAGCCTCCATAAAGCACTGATAAACAGCTTTGACTCagtatatgtaaaaaaaataaattccttttcatttcattcagatGCAGATTcatgaaaatgtcatttataaTTTAGTTCAATCAGCCGTTTTTCTCAGGTACAAAGGGATCCATGTATACAAACTTGAATCACACAGTCACAGTTTAAtgttaatttgtaaaaacatattttatataactgttaaatgtcaataaattatTTGTGCATATGtgtttaatcaataatctatGAAAACTTGAGCCTTTATTTGAACATTATTTACATACAGCGTCTCTAGAGGTAAGTATTGCTAAACTAGCCGCACATCTAATTTTTATAAATCAGTCATTAGAAAATAATGCGTTGCCTTCGCCTTCAACAACTTTTAAACACTGATCTGCAAACTCAACAAACAGAGGTTCCTGCATGGCGGCCTTCATGGCGGACGCTTTGCTCTCTGCGTCGTCAATGGAGCGCAGTAACTGCCTCAGGTGGGGGTTGGAGAGAAGATCTCTGAGCTCTGGTGACTGACCTGTAGGAAAGCAACACGATTGAAATAAAAACGCTGACATATTATCGTCGCTCTCCCCGCCCCTCAAACCGTGTTAACATTTACAGAGAAACGTAAAAGTGGTTTGATACCCAATAACTGGAGCCTCTGCGGTGGCACTTTGTCAATGACGTCGTCCTCATGCAGGAGATCGTCCAAACTCAAAGGCTCTGCTGAGAAgttaagcaaacaaaacataaaacatatagaaatttgacattattattaactggtgcaaaaatatatatatacattattgTTATTCTGGAAAGATGTTCAGTGGTTTCACTTTTAAGGCATTGAGAACCAGGCCTGAATAGATACACTGTTCTGTTTGATGGAATAGCTTTTCCTTCACAAAAGTATATCAGAAAATTCTGGAATCACAATGTAATTTGCAGTtctgcctgaaaaaaaaaaatcaataaaagcaGCTGTTTAAATTACCTTTAtacttaaaaacacaatatctaATCTTAAGCAGTTCTGGCAAAATTTGATGGAgcctctgaaggagctgaaagaGCCAAAGGTTTGAGATATCTGAGGTTGACCAAAGAAGGCAAAACACCAGGATGGAAAACTCAAAGcaatatggcttaaaaatagaaaatgaacaCCAAAAGGTTAAGAGGCATGAAAGAAAAGTGCACTAAATCTTTTCCTTAGTAAAGACAAATAAGTTTAATGAAAGGATCAGCAATATAGATCCAATCTAGCTAAAAATTTATggtgaaagttaaaaaaaaacaaaaaacgctgCAGCTACTGTAAGATAAATCAAACACAATTGGTGAAAAATATGGGTTTTCATTAGTGAGAAAGAATGAAGGTGACTACAAATCCCTCTCTTACAAGGaagaaaattaatctttttggaaatattttaagaaagtaCTAGTGGATGAAAACGTTAATGTAGCACATTTGTTATGATTTAGTGTAAATCAACTTTccaaaatagcatttttttttttttttacagcaaaacaaatgctTAATAGGCATTTTAAAGAATAAGAACAATATTAGCGATTTGGAATCGTTACCAGATCCAGTAGCATCTATAGATTCAGGATTTGACGAAGCAGGTTTCTCAACAGGAAGGCAGGAATCTGAACACAAGATAACTGTCAATATCAGTTGTAAATACACGGTCCGAATAAAAACTTACAGGATTTAAACTCCCATACCTTTGTGTTTCTTGTAACAGCCAAGCGAACAACTGCAAAgattataaacacaaaaaggaagcaattcaattaaattcaagCGAAACTTTAACAAAGACGCAGTATCCAAGTCCAGAGTAAcgataaaaaatagaaaaaagggaaggagagggaggaaaagaTAAATAGTTAATTATGATATAATTGTGGTAAATTATGAGATATTTGAAACATGTTATTCCGAATTATTCCCAAACTTATAATTGTGAACGAATattaaaagtttggttttttttaaactggccCATTCACACTTATTTTTCCAGTTCAATAGTAGCCAGTAGGTAGACTAATCGCAACTAAGTTTGACCCAAACCGGCTCCTGTACCATGTGTTGaatttttgtgttctttttttaatgtattataGCGATAATACATTAGTTATCGGGGAAAATAACAGAAACGACGGTGACATAATATGTAAACACCGACAGGTTTGATTATCTACATGCTTTAAGTCACGAACTGTTTAGGTTTTGCCTTGTTTTTAGCCACAGTATTCTTACATATGTgcctctatttttatttaacagaaaaatataaagttgtattaaaagaaatatatgaaCATTTATAACACAgattataataataaactatGCTTCGGTGTTTCTACTTATGCTAACAAAATCAGCTAACACGTGATAAGTTGTCCCGCAAGTATGTAGATGCGTTTACTTACTATCGTATGTTGCAGGTTGGACATCTGTATTTTGGAGTCTGTTCGCTGCACACACTGCATATTTGCATTTTCCCGGCAGATATAGAGCTGAacatataacaaaaaaatactagttttattgcttttagttGACCAGGGTAACGGAGTAAGTAGTAGTTCCGGTTGACAAGATTATTTTTCGCAATAAAAGCATTAACTTCCGTTGGCGAAAGAAATCATGATAATTTAAAGCGTTACTGATTCTCTGACAACACTTGAGCTTCTTATTATTCAtatttaggcattttgtttcattttaatcactGAGGATTAACACCAGAGCCAGTCTAGGGCTgtaagaagaaattatttttcagtttccgTTAGAATCATGCTAATAACCAAACTTTGTTCATTAATGACTGTATTCAGTggtggtgggttttttttgacCCATGCAATCAATGCTGCTTAAACATTCCATTATTTTGTtgtacatttaattatttacttaattaattatgttttacttttgattaaGACTTTGACAACACTTAAAATTGACGTTCACAGAAGCTCTCGCTAAGCCTTTTACAGcacctttaaacaaaaaagatcaaataaacaatccagaacaaaaagtttaaaactgagacattttatttaatttaaatacagtgTAGTACCATCTTCACCCACACGCATGGCCATATTTATACAGCAAAGTTAATCAAGCACACACAACTGACCTATATAGCTCAACACTAAATATTGTTGCACAGCTGTAACATGAGAGCGGTGGCTCCTGTTGCAGGGCAGGTTAGGAGTGAAGCGCTGTCTCCTGACTGATGAATGGCTATTGCCCTCAATGTCACAACCTCCATTTGCTAGATCAGGAAAGGCAGAGACTGGTGGCCATGGTCAACATGAGAAATCCAGCTGATCTGCAGGAAAACAGTGATAAACAGGTGTTTGAATTAGACGTCCAATTCAGCGATAGGTCGAGTTTGTGCATTATAAACACAaggtatttgtatttttcaagcTGTTGAATTGCCTGAATTTATACATCTGCAGATGTTTCACATTTAACATACAAGGACTACATTTAACCAACAAGCCTCGTCATAAAATAGCGCCAACATAATAACAAATGTTCAAATCTAAAGTGGCAAAATATGATCAAACAAGGCCAGCTGTGTTCTGCCAGAGATCAGCTCAGACATGCGGCCTGTGCAGCTTGACTAGTCAGCAAAATCTCtgcatggagaaaaaaattgaataaataatacaCATCGCCTCCCCGTTTAGATCGCTAGAATCATTTCCACAATGATTCTCACCTATAAACATCCAGGGGAAAAAACCCAATGGCATCACGAGGACGCGCTCTTGGTTCTTCTGCGCTTCATTTCGCTGTTGTGATATTTTTCAGCGATCTTCCTCTCGTGTCCAGCGGGACAATGGCGGTTCGTGTTCAGCTCGATCTCCCTCTTGGTTCTGCCCTTGCCGCCGGCGTGGCAGGAGTATTCGTGCAGGTTGTAGTAGTCGTACTGATCGTAGTAGGCCTCCTCGAAAGAAGCCAGTCTTTCCATATCTGTCGCCATTTGGAAACGCGGAATAGCGGCTGTTTATCCTTGCAGTCGAGTCTGGGAAGTAAACAGATGATGTCACTCTTTGTTTATATTCGCAAAGTCACGTGATAGCGCCACCTTCTCTTTGGTAGTTATTATTATGCTGTTATTACTGGTGTGTGCTAATGTGATATCGGAtatcattttttattgaattagttaaaaaaaaaagcaaaaaaaaaacaacactgttaAAGTTTGAGAGCTACAGTTGCACCTAGTGCATTGCAAAACGTAGTTATACTTGTTTCATAGTTTGTAattattaagtttaaaattCAATGTGATTTAATAGCAGTTATAAACTAAcataattgggattttattcacaagtaaaatgagaaaagtgtAGTCCACCTTTAGTAGTGTTTTATGTCTTCTAGAGTTTTGCAAATCTGAGgactttttctttgcaaaattgctGAAAGCACGTCATGTTGAACGTAGAGTGTTTGTGAACATCAAACTTCAAGTCTTACAGTTTCTAAATTttgactgacatttttttttctcatgttcaaatgttttgatctggtttattttgttGGACCTCTGACTGTATGCTTAGTGCCGTTGTCGTGCTTCTCATCAGTTCTGACCAGCTTTCCTCTCCcctactgaagaaaagcagaattGTTATTTCTTCAGTAGGGAGggataatgttttattatcaaTCCCTGCTCTACAACGTCCTCTTTGACTAGTGAgctatctttgtttttaaatttacccTAGATTAATGGAAACTCACCTGGACTCTTTTTACTCTTTGGCTCACACCTGAAGCCAGTTTAGGGGAATCCGAGTAAAGAAGGCAGAATACAAATTCACAGCACACTTTtatcatttacatttataaaactgttACCTTCCATTTCGCAAATGttcactattttgtgttggtttattatctaaaatcctaatgaaatatatttaagttcAAGTGGTGAAGCAGTCCATTAACATGATTGAAATACAAACTTGCTTAGGGACACAACATAAGCTGTCATAGTAAAACGAAATACGCAAATGGCTTTCTGTACAAATGCATCCAAGAAGTCTTGGACTTTCCTAATTTTCTCTGGAATACCTTTTCTACATAGTGTTATtatcttgttttcctttactgCATCTTTCTTTGAATTGAAACTCTCAGCTTATTCCTACTTgtctttttcttacatttcacAGCAGCCGCCATTGTTTGGATGATGAAGCACGCAGGAAGGCGGCTTAAGTCGCTCTGAGAAGCAGACACAGGAATGTAAAGAGGAAATTCACAACGCAAGGTGATTTTAAGGTAGAGGAAACGACA
This window of the Gambusia affinis linkage group LG15, SWU_Gaff_1.0, whole genome shotgun sequence genome carries:
- the znhit3 gene encoding zinc finger HIT domain-containing protein 3 isoform X2; this translates as MFSSISAGKMQICSVCSEQTPKYRCPTCNIRYCSLGCYKKHKDSCLPVEKPASSNPESIDATGSEPLSLDDLLHEDDVIDKVPPQRLQLLGQSPELRDLLSNPHLRQLLRSIDDAESKASAMKAAMQEPLFVEFADQCLKVVEGEGNALFSND
- the LOC122845223 gene encoding nuclear protein 2-like translates to MATDMERLASFEEAYYDQYDYYNLHEYSCHAGGKGRTKREIELNTNRHCPAGHERKIAEKYHNSEMKRRRTKSASS
- the znhit3 gene encoding zinc finger HIT domain-containing protein 3 isoform X1 produces the protein MFSSISAGKMQICSVCSEQTPKYRCPTCNIRYCSLGCYKKHKDSCLPVEKPASSNPESIDATGSAEPLSLDDLLHEDDVIDKVPPQRLQLLGQSPELRDLLSNPHLRQLLRSIDDAESKASAMKAAMQEPLFVEFADQCLKVVEGEGNALFSND